A part of Corynebacterium mustelae genomic DNA contains:
- the atpB gene encoding F0F1 ATP synthase subunit A: protein MSFKGEFHAPSLGHEFFPDALWFADVANGWFTIDRLMFVRLLMAAILAIFFLVAMRNPKLIPSGLQNVGEIMLDFVRIHIAEEILGKKEGRRFLPVLATIFFVVLFMNVPSIIPFLNISPNARIGMPLVLALFGYIAFIYAGAKRYGFFKYLKSSVVVPNLNPLLHILVIPLEFLSTFILRPATLTVRLMANMLVGHIILVLLFSATNFFFWQLNGWTSLSALTIVAGIAFTLFEMLVIFLQAYIFALLVAVYIELSLHADEH, encoded by the coding sequence TTGTCCTTCAAGGGTGAGTTCCACGCACCCTCGCTCGGACACGAATTTTTCCCGGATGCCCTGTGGTTCGCCGATGTGGCGAATGGCTGGTTCACAATCGACCGTCTGATGTTCGTCCGCCTGTTGATGGCAGCGATTCTGGCTATTTTCTTCCTCGTTGCAATGCGGAACCCGAAGTTGATTCCTTCTGGTTTGCAAAACGTTGGTGAAATCATGCTGGATTTCGTTCGGATTCACATTGCTGAAGAAATCCTCGGCAAAAAAGAAGGTCGCCGATTCCTACCGGTATTGGCCACGATCTTCTTTGTCGTGTTGTTTATGAATGTGCCTTCGATCATTCCGTTCCTCAATATTTCGCCAAATGCACGAATTGGTATGCCATTAGTGCTGGCGTTGTTCGGATATATCGCTTTCATTTACGCAGGTGCTAAGCGGTATGGCTTTTTCAAATATTTGAAGAGTTCTGTGGTTGTTCCAAATCTCAATCCACTACTTCATATTTTGGTCATCCCGCTGGAGTTCCTCTCCACGTTCATCTTGCGCCCTGCCACGTTGACTGTGCGTCTCATGGCAAACATGCTTGTTGGACACATCATCTTGGTTCTGCTGTTTTCTGCTACAAACTTCTTCTTCTGGCAGCTCAACGGCTGGACCTCGCTGTCCGCTCTCACAATTGTTGCGGGCATTGCGTTCACACTCTTCGAAATGTTGGTTATTTTCCTGCAGGCATACATCTTTGCGCTGTTGGTAGCCGTATATATTGAATTGTCCCTGCACGCAGACGAACACTGA
- a CDS encoding ATP synthase F0 subunit C translates to MNEVILAQEAAQAGISGSIATVGYGLATIGPGLGIGILVGKALEGMARQPEMAGQLRTTMFLGIAFVEALALIGLAAGFIL, encoded by the coding sequence ATGAACGAAGTCATTCTGGCTCAGGAAGCTGCGCAAGCAGGTATCAGCGGTTCCATCGCTACCGTAGGTTACGGCCTGGCAACCATCGGCCCAGGCTTGGGTATCGGCATCCTCGTCGGTAAGGCTCTCGAGGGTATGGCACGTCAGCCTGAGATGGCTGGCCAACTGCGTACCACCATGTTCCTTGGTATCGCCTTCGTTGAGGCTCTTGCCCTCATCGGCCTCGCTGCCGGCTTCATCCTCTAA
- a CDS encoding F0F1 ATP synthase subunit B codes for MTNVINFMAAGGESLPLEEQPNVLLPAAYDIVWSLVVLVVIGLLFWKLVLPKFQEVLTEREDRIKGGIQRAEAAQAEAKAALEKYNAQLAEARAEAAEIREEARQKGKQIEADLKAKATEESARIIESGEKQLAAQRELVVEELRREMGQNAINLAERLMGEQLSEDVKRSGTIDRFLAELDTVAPAGK; via the coding sequence ATGACGAACGTCATTAATTTTATGGCAGCCGGAGGCGAATCCCTCCCGCTGGAAGAGCAGCCAAATGTTCTTCTGCCAGCTGCATACGACATCGTCTGGTCCCTCGTTGTGCTCGTTGTTATTGGGCTTCTTTTCTGGAAGCTCGTTCTCCCGAAGTTCCAGGAAGTCCTGACCGAGCGTGAGGACCGGATCAAGGGCGGCATCCAACGTGCTGAAGCTGCGCAAGCTGAAGCAAAGGCAGCCCTTGAGAAGTACAATGCTCAGCTCGCTGAAGCCCGTGCTGAAGCAGCAGAGATCCGCGAGGAAGCACGCCAAAAAGGTAAGCAAATTGAAGCTGACCTAAAGGCGAAGGCTACCGAGGAGAGCGCCCGCATCATCGAGTCCGGTGAAAAGCAATTGGCAGCGCAGCGCGAGCTGGTTGTCGAAGAGCTTCGCCGCGAGATGGGACAGAACGCTATCAATTTGGCTGAACGCCTCATGGGTGAGCAGCTGTCCGAGGACGTTAAGCGTTCCGGCACCATTGATCGTTTCTTGGCCGAACTCGACACCGTAGCCCCAGCAGGAAAGTAG
- a CDS encoding F0F1 ATP synthase subunit delta: MHAASRDALAYVSEYLDKSLYESGNAVAVAAQTGSELFSIVDTLDGDRTLRIAVADSALKSEQRSGLVSAVFAGKVSQFTLELLIVAARQVWSTPREFRAGLVELGRRALLRSADKQGQLMQVEEELFQLSRLLDKEAQLTLRLDDRSADRAAKRDLLAKVLYGKVTAVTEALALQVIGRPENNAIDDIDALSKFAASLRDCEVAYVVSAAPLNDTQNQALATKLERIYGRAMSIHSEVDPSLLGGMVIRVGDELIDGSTSGKLERLRANLV, encoded by the coding sequence ATGCACGCAGCAAGTCGCGACGCATTGGCGTATGTATCCGAATACCTCGACAAGTCTTTATACGAGTCGGGTAACGCCGTAGCTGTTGCCGCCCAGACTGGCAGCGAATTGTTTAGCATCGTGGATACTCTCGACGGAGACCGCACGTTGCGGATCGCAGTCGCAGATTCCGCACTTAAGTCTGAACAACGTTCTGGTCTGGTTTCTGCTGTGTTCGCCGGTAAGGTTTCCCAATTCACACTTGAGCTGCTTATTGTTGCGGCTCGTCAAGTGTGGTCCACCCCGCGGGAATTCCGCGCAGGTTTGGTGGAACTGGGACGCCGCGCACTCCTGCGGTCCGCAGACAAACAAGGTCAACTGATGCAGGTAGAGGAAGAACTCTTCCAGCTATCTCGACTCCTGGACAAGGAAGCACAATTGACTTTGCGTCTCGATGATCGCAGTGCAGATCGTGCCGCGAAGCGCGACCTGTTGGCGAAGGTGTTGTACGGCAAGGTCACTGCGGTGACAGAAGCCCTCGCACTTCAAGTTATTGGCCGCCCAGAAAACAACGCTATTGACGATATCGACGCATTGTCGAAATTCGCAGCTTCCCTACGGGACTGCGAGGTTGCCTACGTTGTTTCTGCAGCGCCGCTCAATGACACACAGAACCAGGCACTGGCAACGAAGCTAGAGCGCATCTATGGTCGTGCGATGTCCATCCACTCTGAGGTTGATCCCAGCCTCCTCGGCGGCATGGTTATCCGCGTTGGCGACGAATTAATTGACGGCAGCACCTCGGGTAAACTCGAGCGGTTGCGCGCTAACCTCGTCTAA
- the atpA gene encoding F0F1 ATP synthase subunit alpha, translated as MAELTISSDEIRSAIANYTSSYSAEASREEVGVVISTADGIAQVSGLPSVMANELLEFPGGVIGVAQNLDTDRVGVVVLGNYETLKEGDEVKRTGDVLSIPVGDKFLGRVINPLGQPIDGLGAIEAEEDRVLELQAPSVLQRQPVGEPMQTGIKAIDAMTPIGRGQRQLIIGDRKTGKTAVCIDTILNQKANWETGDKTKQVRCIYVAIGQKGSTIAAVRKTLEEHGALEYTTIVAAPASDSAGFKWLAPFAGAALGQHWMYQGYHVLVIYDDLTKQAEAYRAISLLLRRPPGREAYPGDVFYLHSRLLERAAKLSDDMGAGSMTALPIIETKANDVSAFIPTNVISITDGQVFLESDLFNQGVRPAINVGVSVSRVGGAAQTKGMKKVSGSLRLDLAAYRDLEAFATFASDLDPASKAQLDRGARLVELLKQAENSPQSVEHQIISIWLAGEGEFDNVPVEDIRRFEAELHDHLHSSAPEVYEQIAGGAQLSEESQNTLIAQTDAFKRSFQTTDGTPVINEAEVDALPAEQVKKQTLTVKK; from the coding sequence ATGGCGGAGCTTACGATCTCCTCCGATGAGATCCGTAGCGCGATTGCGAACTACACCTCGAGCTACTCCGCGGAGGCCTCCCGTGAGGAGGTCGGCGTGGTCATTTCCACCGCTGATGGTATTGCCCAGGTATCTGGTCTTCCATCTGTAATGGCAAATGAGCTGCTCGAGTTCCCAGGCGGCGTTATTGGCGTCGCACAGAACCTCGACACCGACCGCGTCGGCGTCGTTGTCTTGGGTAACTACGAGACACTTAAAGAAGGCGATGAAGTAAAGAGGACTGGCGACGTTCTCTCCATCCCGGTCGGCGACAAGTTCCTCGGCCGCGTCATCAACCCACTGGGTCAGCCTATCGACGGCCTAGGGGCCATCGAAGCTGAAGAGGACCGTGTCCTTGAACTGCAGGCACCATCTGTGCTGCAGCGCCAGCCAGTTGGTGAGCCTATGCAGACCGGCATCAAAGCTATTGACGCCATGACCCCCATTGGCCGTGGTCAGCGTCAGTTGATCATTGGTGACCGTAAAACCGGTAAAACCGCTGTCTGTATCGACACCATTTTGAACCAAAAGGCAAACTGGGAAACCGGCGATAAGACCAAGCAGGTGCGCTGCATCTACGTGGCTATTGGCCAGAAGGGTTCCACCATTGCCGCAGTGCGCAAGACTCTAGAAGAGCATGGCGCGCTGGAATACACCACCATCGTTGCAGCACCTGCATCCGACTCCGCTGGTTTCAAGTGGTTGGCCCCGTTTGCCGGTGCCGCTTTAGGGCAGCACTGGATGTACCAGGGGTACCACGTGCTGGTCATTTACGATGATCTGACCAAGCAGGCTGAAGCTTACCGTGCTATCTCCCTGTTGCTGCGTCGTCCGCCGGGCCGTGAGGCTTACCCAGGTGACGTTTTCTACCTGCACTCCCGCCTGTTGGAACGTGCTGCTAAGCTTTCCGACGACATGGGCGCAGGTTCCATGACCGCACTGCCGATCATTGAGACCAAAGCTAACGACGTCTCCGCCTTCATTCCTACCAACGTAATTTCCATTACCGACGGTCAGGTGTTCTTGGAGTCCGATCTGTTCAACCAGGGTGTCCGGCCAGCAATTAACGTTGGTGTCTCGGTTTCTCGTGTTGGTGGTGCAGCCCAGACCAAGGGTATGAAGAAGGTTTCTGGCTCCTTACGTTTGGATCTCGCTGCCTACCGTGATCTTGAGGCATTCGCTACGTTCGCTTCCGACCTCGATCCAGCCTCCAAGGCTCAACTTGACCGTGGTGCACGCTTGGTTGAGTTGCTCAAGCAGGCTGAAAATTCACCGCAATCCGTCGAACACCAGATTATTTCTATCTGGCTTGCGGGTGAAGGCGAATTCGACAACGTTCCCGTCGAAGATATTCGCCGCTTCGAGGCAGAACTGCATGATCATCTTCACTCATCGGCCCCCGAGGTCTATGAGCAAATTGCTGGTGGTGCCCAGCTCTCGGAAGAATCCCAGAACACACTCATCGCTCAGACCGATGCCTTTAAGAGGTCCTTCCAGACCACCGATGGTACTCCGGTTATCAACGAGGCTGAGGTTGATGCCTTGCCTGCTGAGCAGGTTAAGAAACAAACGCTGACGGTCAAGAAGTAA
- a CDS encoding F0F1 ATP synthase subunit gamma, protein MASLRELRNRIRSVNSTKKITKAQELIATSRITKAQARVEASEPYATEIHKVMERLASASSLDHPMLRERDNAKRAAILVVSSDRGMCGGYNYNVFKKAAELEKLLTEKGYEVVRYITGNKGVGYYNFRGGNYAGAWTGFSQDPTWAGTHDVRRHLIDGFLAGSEGTARYREGLNSEEGEAVQGFDSVHIVYTEFESMLTQTPRAHQLLPIVPVVEIEEIPQGDGILDNVGEPEPDYEFEPDADTLMETLLPQYVSRTLFAMFLEASASESASRRNAMKSATDNATELVKDLSRVANQARQAQITQEITEIVGGAGALAESGESD, encoded by the coding sequence ATGGCTAGTCTTCGCGAACTACGTAACCGTATTCGTTCGGTCAATTCGACGAAGAAGATCACAAAGGCTCAGGAGCTGATCGCAACTTCGCGCATCACCAAGGCCCAAGCCCGCGTGGAAGCTTCTGAACCATACGCCACCGAAATCCACAAGGTGATGGAACGTCTGGCCTCAGCGAGTTCACTCGACCACCCGATGTTGCGCGAACGCGACAACGCAAAGCGCGCAGCTATCTTGGTTGTCTCCAGTGACCGTGGAATGTGTGGCGGCTATAACTACAACGTGTTCAAAAAGGCAGCTGAGTTGGAAAAGCTCCTGACCGAAAAAGGTTACGAAGTAGTTCGCTACATCACGGGCAACAAGGGTGTTGGTTACTACAACTTCCGTGGCGGCAACTATGCAGGTGCTTGGACCGGATTTTCTCAAGATCCAACATGGGCTGGTACTCATGATGTTCGCCGGCACCTCATTGATGGCTTCCTGGCTGGTTCCGAAGGCACCGCCAGGTATCGTGAGGGGCTAAATTCTGAGGAAGGCGAAGCTGTTCAAGGCTTCGATTCGGTGCACATAGTGTATACCGAATTTGAATCCATGCTGACCCAAACCCCACGTGCTCATCAGCTTTTGCCAATCGTCCCGGTAGTGGAGATCGAGGAAATCCCGCAAGGCGACGGCATTTTGGATAATGTCGGCGAGCCTGAGCCAGATTATGAGTTTGAACCAGATGCAGACACTCTGATGGAAACACTGCTTCCGCAGTATGTGTCTCGTACCTTGTTCGCGATGTTCCTTGAGGCCTCGGCTTCGGAATCGGCTTCTCGTCGTAACGCGATGAAGTCTGCTACTGACAACGCCACGGAATTGGTCAAGGACTTGAGCCGTGTGGCTAACCAGGCACGTCAGGCACAGATCACCCAGGAAATCACAGAGATCGTCGGTGGCGCTGGTGCGCTCGCCGAAAGCGGAGAAAGTGACTAG
- the atpD gene encoding F0F1 ATP synthase subunit beta, with protein MTTALTEQNTQQAVAGRVVRVIGPVVDVEFPRGELPALYNALTVEVTLEAVAKTITLEVAQHLGDNLVRTISMAPTDGLVRGAVVTDSGKPISVPVGDVVKGHVFNALGDCLDEPGLGRDGEQWGIHRDPPPFDQLEGKTEILETGIKVIDLLTPYVKGGKIGLFGGAGVGKTVLIQEMITRIAREFSGTSVFAGVGERTREGTDLFLEMEEMGVLQDTALVFGQMDEPPGVRMRVALSGLTMAEYFRDVQHQDVLLFIDNIFRFTQAGSEVSTLLGRMPSAVGYQPTLADEMGILQERITSTKGKSITSLQAVYVPADDYTDPAPATTFAHLDATTELDRGIASKGIYPAVNPLTSTSRILEPSIVGERHYEVAQRVIHILQKNKELQDIIAILGMDELSEEDKITVQRARRLERFLGQNFFVAEKFTGIPGSYVPLSHTIDAFERICNGDFDHYPEQAFNGLGGLDDVEAAYKKMTEK; from the coding sequence ATGACCACAGCTCTCACAGAGCAGAACACGCAGCAGGCTGTTGCCGGCCGCGTCGTGCGCGTCATCGGTCCGGTCGTCGACGTGGAGTTCCCGCGCGGCGAGCTACCGGCCTTGTATAACGCGCTGACTGTCGAGGTCACCCTCGAAGCAGTCGCTAAAACCATTACCCTTGAGGTTGCTCAACACTTGGGCGATAACCTTGTGCGTACCATTTCGATGGCGCCTACCGACGGTCTCGTTCGCGGTGCTGTTGTAACCGACTCAGGCAAGCCAATTTCCGTGCCAGTTGGTGACGTCGTTAAAGGACACGTCTTCAACGCACTAGGTGACTGCCTCGACGAGCCAGGTTTAGGTCGCGATGGTGAACAGTGGGGCATCCACCGTGATCCACCGCCATTCGACCAGCTTGAAGGTAAGACTGAAATCCTTGAGACCGGTATTAAGGTTATCGACCTGCTTACCCCTTACGTTAAAGGCGGCAAGATCGGCTTGTTTGGTGGTGCCGGTGTGGGTAAGACCGTTCTTATCCAGGAGATGATTACCCGTATCGCTCGCGAATTCTCCGGTACATCGGTGTTCGCTGGTGTGGGTGAGCGTACCCGTGAAGGTACCGACCTCTTCTTGGAAATGGAAGAGATGGGTGTGCTTCAGGATACCGCTCTTGTCTTCGGACAGATGGACGAGCCACCAGGAGTGCGTATGCGCGTTGCGCTGTCCGGTTTGACCATGGCAGAGTACTTCCGCGATGTCCAGCACCAGGACGTGCTTCTGTTCATTGACAACATCTTCCGTTTCACCCAGGCAGGTTCCGAGGTTTCGACCCTGCTCGGCCGTATGCCTTCTGCTGTGGGTTACCAGCCAACCTTGGCTGACGAAATGGGTATTCTCCAGGAGCGTATTACCTCAACCAAGGGTAAGTCGATTACCTCGCTGCAGGCCGTTTACGTCCCTGCTGACGACTACACCGACCCAGCTCCAGCAACCACCTTCGCTCACTTGGACGCGACTACCGAATTGGACCGTGGCATTGCATCGAAGGGTATTTACCCAGCTGTGAACCCACTAACCTCCACTTCTCGTATTCTCGAGCCAAGCATTGTTGGTGAGCGTCACTACGAAGTGGCACAGCGAGTAATACACATTCTGCAGAAGAATAAGGAACTTCAGGACATCATCGCCATCCTCGGTATGGACGAACTGTCCGAAGAGGATAAGATCACCGTTCAGCGCGCTCGTCGCCTGGAGCGGTTCTTGGGTCAGAACTTCTTCGTGGCGGAGAAATTCACCGGTATCCCAGGTTCCTATGTCCCATTGAGCCACACCATCGACGCTTTCGAGCGCATCTGCAACGGCGACTTCGACCACTACCCAGAGCAGGCCTTCAACGGCTTGGGTGGCTTGGACGATGTTGAAGCTGCATACAAGAAGATGACCGAAAAGTAG
- a CDS encoding F0F1 ATP synthase subunit epsilon: MADVTVELVSVERMLWSGKATIVTAQTTEGEIGVLPGHEPLLGKLVDNGVVTIRPTEGDKLVAAVQGGYLSVDKDKVTILADFAIWSDEVDSSKAESLLKDSDEDIRARAEAELKAVRRSAES, translated from the coding sequence ATGGCTGACGTCACCGTTGAACTGGTGTCGGTGGAGCGTATGTTGTGGTCTGGAAAAGCCACGATCGTTACCGCACAAACCACCGAAGGTGAGATCGGTGTGCTGCCTGGCCATGAGCCGTTACTCGGCAAACTTGTCGATAATGGCGTCGTGACTATTCGCCCGACCGAAGGCGACAAATTGGTTGCCGCAGTGCAGGGCGGGTATCTCTCCGTCGATAAGGATAAAGTCACTATTTTGGCAGATTTTGCAATTTGGTCCGACGAGGTAGATTCCTCTAAGGCAGAATCGCTGCTTAAGGATAGTGATGAGGACATCCGAGCACGTGCTGAGGCCGAGCTAAAGGCAGTCCGCAGGAGTGCGGAGTCTTAA
- a CDS encoding DUF2550 domain-containing protein, with amino-acid sequence MSTVMWVTAAYWGFVVVFLVVVGLGAYRFFRIRSSGIPVIMRRMPAEGNHGWRNGLLQYAGKEVKFYQIRSLSPAADAVFDRYEVQLNGQRDLKAHEASFVPFDTPIMMFSHNGVNYEAQMSTHGRMAFVSWVEAAPDSRTDKISPSELKRRMRHKNP; translated from the coding sequence GTGTCAACCGTCATGTGGGTTACAGCAGCGTATTGGGGGTTCGTTGTGGTTTTTCTCGTCGTTGTGGGGTTAGGGGCTTATCGGTTTTTTCGCATTCGTTCAAGCGGCATTCCAGTGATCATGCGCCGAATGCCAGCCGAAGGCAATCATGGTTGGCGTAATGGATTATTGCAATATGCCGGTAAAGAAGTGAAGTTTTACCAAATTCGTTCGTTAAGCCCAGCCGCTGATGCGGTGTTTGACCGCTACGAGGTGCAGTTAAATGGTCAACGGGACTTAAAGGCACACGAAGCCTCCTTCGTGCCTTTTGACACGCCGATCATGATGTTTAGCCATAATGGTGTCAATTATGAGGCCCAAATGTCCACCCATGGCCGTATGGCGTTTGTTTCCTGGGTTGAGGCAGCCCCGGATTCTCGCACGGATAAAATCAGCCCAAGCGAGTTAAAACGTCGAATGCGGCACAAGAATCCCTAA
- the nucS gene encoding endonuclease NucS, whose protein sequence is MRLVIARCSVDYVGRLEAHLPSADRLLMVKADGSVSIHADDRAYKPLNWMTPPCTLTELDRPENSDGSEEMAAFWVVENKKGEQLRITLEAIHSDLSYDLGEDPGLVKDGVEAHLQELLAEHIETLGEGYDLIRREYPTPIGPVDILCRDSGGGTVAVEVKRRGGIDGVEQLSRYLELLNRDLLLAPVEGVFAAQEIKPQARTLAEDRGIRCVVLDYDSLRGIESTELRLF, encoded by the coding sequence ATGCGCCTTGTTATTGCTAGATGTTCCGTTGATTATGTGGGCCGGTTGGAAGCACACCTGCCCTCGGCTGATCGGTTGCTTATGGTTAAAGCTGATGGTTCCGTATCTATTCATGCTGATGACCGGGCTTATAAGCCGCTGAATTGGATGACTCCGCCATGCACGTTGACTGAGCTTGATCGTCCAGAAAATTCAGACGGTTCGGAAGAGATGGCTGCTTTCTGGGTGGTTGAAAATAAGAAGGGTGAGCAACTTCGGATTACCCTTGAGGCTATCCATTCCGATTTGTCGTATGATCTGGGCGAGGATCCCGGGTTGGTGAAAGACGGGGTAGAGGCACATCTTCAGGAGCTTTTAGCTGAGCATATCGAAACACTCGGCGAGGGCTATGATCTGATTAGACGAGAGTATCCCACTCCAATTGGTCCCGTGGATATTCTGTGTCGGGATAGCGGTGGGGGAACCGTTGCGGTTGAGGTAAAGCGTCGTGGCGGCATCGATGGCGTAGAACAGTTGAGCCGGTACCTAGAATTATTGAACCGTGATTTGCTCTTGGCCCCAGTCGAAGGAGTTTTTGCTGCCCAGGAAATTAAACCGCAAGCACGCACGCTGGCGGAAGATCGAGGTATTCGGTGTGTAGTTTTGGATTATGATTCGCTGCGCGGAATTGAGTCAACGGAATTGCGGTTGTTTTAA
- the mce gene encoding methylmalonyl-CoA epimerase, protein MSHDISAIEIPHELVVCLDHVGIAVPDLDAAVEFYRSAFGWVNHHQETNEEQGVVEAMIGPKNLGSTDGMIQLLAPLNEESTIAKFIDKKGPGLQQMCLRTSDIDALSDHLKEQGVRLLYPAPKVGTGGAKINFVHPKDAGGVLLEITQPVA, encoded by the coding sequence ATGAGTCATGACATTTCTGCAATCGAAATCCCCCACGAACTTGTCGTTTGTTTAGATCACGTTGGGATTGCTGTCCCTGATCTTGATGCTGCAGTTGAATTCTACCGTTCCGCTTTTGGCTGGGTTAACCACCACCAAGAAACTAATGAAGAACAAGGCGTCGTCGAAGCAATGATCGGGCCGAAAAATCTCGGCTCCACGGATGGCATGATTCAGCTTCTTGCGCCGTTGAATGAAGAATCGACCATCGCCAAGTTCATCGATAAGAAAGGCCCTGGTTTGCAGCAGATGTGCCTGCGCACCTCCGACATCGACGCATTGTCTGATCATCTGAAAGAACAAGGCGTCCGGTTGCTTTACCCAGCCCCAAAGGTTGGCACTGGCGGCGCAAAGATCAACTTCGTTCATCCTAAAGATGCAGGTGGTGTGCTCCTAGAAATCACCCAGCCTGTCGCCTAA
- a CDS encoding MTH1187 family thiamine-binding protein, giving the protein MIIAFSVAPTEVPNAYAEMSEAVAAAVKVVRESGLPNETNAMFTLIEGEWDEVMAVVKAATEAVLAVSPRVGLVLKADIRPGVSGQLRGKVESVERHLIDFEK; this is encoded by the coding sequence ATGATCATTGCTTTCTCAGTCGCACCGACAGAAGTCCCCAACGCCTATGCCGAAATGAGTGAAGCTGTTGCAGCCGCGGTGAAGGTAGTGCGCGAGTCTGGGCTTCCTAATGAGACCAATGCCATGTTCACCCTGATTGAAGGGGAGTGGGATGAGGTTATGGCGGTTGTCAAGGCCGCCACCGAAGCGGTTTTGGCAGTGTCGCCTCGGGTAGGGTTGGTGCTTAAAGCCGACATTCGCCCTGGGGTTTCGGGACAGTTGCGAGGCAAAGTGGAATCTGTTGAACGCCATCTTATTGATTTTGAGAAATAA
- a CDS encoding tetratricopeptide repeat protein, with protein MTFPQSTPNRFVAGAIDLGEVKARAEARAQAEAQAKATSGGETGPGVELVATLTMDNVEEELIKRSAQVPVIVLIGTSRSPDSEQLQTDFRLLAHQAGGTFVFRYIDADATPQVAQMFGIAGLPTVVALAAGQPIANFEGGQPLAALQQWVEAVVAAVAGQLPGLSAASTESSGTTGSAEDSRFAPATEKLNAGDFSGAIEVYESILAQDPKNAEALAARDNARLLMRLQQADRNTDPIAAADAEPHNVERVFAAADALIAAGDAEAAFSRLVVALSQIPEEKLLIRDRLLELFALFDAADVRVLNARAQMANALF; from the coding sequence GTGACTTTTCCACAATCCACCCCTAACCGTTTTGTCGCTGGCGCCATCGACCTAGGGGAGGTGAAAGCTCGTGCCGAGGCACGGGCTCAAGCCGAAGCACAAGCTAAGGCGACTAGCGGCGGTGAAACGGGGCCGGGAGTTGAACTAGTAGCGACATTGACGATGGATAATGTTGAGGAAGAGTTAATTAAGCGTTCAGCTCAAGTGCCTGTCATCGTCTTAATTGGCACATCGCGTAGTCCAGACTCTGAACAACTACAAACAGATTTCAGGTTATTGGCACATCAAGCCGGTGGTACCTTCGTATTTCGATACATTGATGCTGATGCGACGCCTCAAGTGGCCCAAATGTTTGGCATAGCGGGATTGCCTACTGTGGTGGCGTTGGCAGCGGGACAACCTATCGCAAATTTCGAGGGGGGACAGCCATTAGCTGCGCTACAGCAGTGGGTTGAAGCCGTCGTTGCCGCTGTTGCTGGCCAGCTTCCCGGCTTGTCTGCAGCATCAACGGAATCCTCCGGTACGACAGGTTCGGCGGAGGATTCCCGCTTCGCGCCTGCGACCGAAAAACTCAATGCCGGTGATTTTTCAGGGGCGATTGAGGTGTATGAGTCGATTCTTGCTCAAGACCCGAAAAATGCGGAAGCATTAGCTGCACGTGATAATGCACGGCTGTTGATGCGGTTACAGCAGGCTGATCGCAACACTGATCCGATTGCTGCGGCAGATGCTGAGCCACATAATGTTGAGCGAGTTTTTGCAGCCGCTGACGCGTTGATTGCGGCAGGCGATGCCGAAGCTGCGTTTAGTCGGTTAGTCGTCGCATTGTCGCAGATTCCCGAAGAGAAACTATTAATTCGGGATCGGTTATTGGAACTATTTGCGCTTTTCGACGCCGCAGACGTCCGCGTTCTAAATGCACGCGCGCAAATGGCAAACGCGCTGTTCTAG